One Spinacia oleracea cultivar Varoflay chromosome 4, BTI_SOV_V1, whole genome shotgun sequence DNA segment encodes these proteins:
- the LOC110783874 gene encoding uncharacterized protein isoform X2, whose product MLQSIHTLPPNSFLTSTHSLSTNLLLKPFLSPLSFLHKPTSTHSLSTNIRPISQPWPLFAAFLDDGPIELSPDVPSIFATNDDPTPLQISTSVLLTGSITVFLFRSIRRRIKRSKELRMRSSGAKSLKEEALDSLKAIGSVSLEPKASPSPVQAFLGGITAAVIAVILYKFTTTIEAGLNRQATPDSYSARQITVTIREART is encoded by the exons ATGTTGCAATCCATACACACCCTCCCTCCAAATTCCTTCCTCACTTCAACTCACTCTCTCTCCACCAATCTTCTCCTCaaaccctttctctctcctctttctttcCTCCACAAACCCACTTCAACTCACTCTCTCTCCACCAATATCCGCCCCATTTCACAACCATGGCCGCTCTTCGCCGCCTTTCTGGACGACGGACCCATCGAACTTTCGCCGGATGTACCCTCCATTTTCGCTACAAATGACGACCCTACTCCTCTCCAAATCTCCACTAGTGTTCTTCTTACTGGGTCTATTACTGTCTTTCTCTTTCGCTCTATTCGTCGTAGAATTAAACGATCTAAGGAATTG AGAATGAGATCCTCTGGTGCTAAGAGTTTGAAAGAGGAGGCATTGGATAGCTTAAAAGCTATTGGATCAGTCTCGCTAGAACCTAAAGCTTCGCCATCCCCGGTTCAGGCCTTCTTGGGAGGGATCACTGCGGCCGTGATTGCTGTCATTCTGTACAAGTTTACTACAACTATTGAGGCGGGTCTTAATCGGCAAGCTACCCCTGATAGTTACTCG GCTCGTCAAATTACGGTTACAATAAG GGAAGCTCGCACTTGA
- the LOC110783875 gene encoding uncharacterized protein, with the protein MGLMRNAIPPEYAQTLPEAAETQLVALQSCALDMFIQLDSLKKWRVALVLEEARARNLSSQYGDQHFASLEGLRLTKSFFGRASSILWPKLWLFFMLRIRSIFNRLTRTSRT; encoded by the exons ATGGGTCTTATGCGCAATGCTATACCCCCAGAATATGCCCAGACTCTTCCCGAGGCGGCTGAAACCCAACTAGTTGCTCTGCAATCCTGTGCACTAGAT ATGTTTATCCAGCTGGATTCGCTAAAGAAATGGCGCGTCGCCTTGGTGTTGGAGGAGGCTAGAGCTCGTAACCTTTCCAGCCAATATGGTGACCAGCATTTTGCTTCTTTGGAAGGGCTTCGTCTTACCAAGAGCTTCTTTGGAAGGGCTTCGTCGATTCTTTGGCCAAAACTTTGGCTATTCTTCATGCTGAGAATAAGAAGCATCTTCAACAGATTGACAAGAACTTCCAGGACATGA
- the LOC110783874 gene encoding uncharacterized protein isoform X1: MLQSIHTLPPNSFLTSTHSLSTNLLLKPFLSPLSFLHKPTSTHSLSTNIRPISQPWPLFAAFLDDGPIELSPDVPSIFATNDDPTPLQISTSVLLTGSITVFLFRSIRRRIKRSKELRMRSSGAKSLKEEALDSLKAIGSVSLEPKASPSPVQAFLGGITAAVIAVILYKFTTTIEAGLNRQATPDSYSARQITVTIRTIINGLCYLATFIFGFNSLGLFLLSGKLALDSIGEDSAGSDGNTTDVKDSSSPSLSSESPSTQESNDTDQTC, from the exons ATGTTGCAATCCATACACACCCTCCCTCCAAATTCCTTCCTCACTTCAACTCACTCTCTCTCCACCAATCTTCTCCTCaaaccctttctctctcctctttctttcCTCCACAAACCCACTTCAACTCACTCTCTCTCCACCAATATCCGCCCCATTTCACAACCATGGCCGCTCTTCGCCGCCTTTCTGGACGACGGACCCATCGAACTTTCGCCGGATGTACCCTCCATTTTCGCTACAAATGACGACCCTACTCCTCTCCAAATCTCCACTAGTGTTCTTCTTACTGGGTCTATTACTGTCTTTCTCTTTCGCTCTATTCGTCGTAGAATTAAACGATCTAAGGAATTG AGAATGAGATCCTCTGGTGCTAAGAGTTTGAAAGAGGAGGCATTGGATAGCTTAAAAGCTATTGGATCAGTCTCGCTAGAACCTAAAGCTTCGCCATCCCCGGTTCAGGCCTTCTTGGGAGGGATCACTGCGGCCGTGATTGCTGTCATTCTGTACAAGTTTACTACAACTATTGAGGCGGGTCTTAATCGGCAAGCTACCCCTGATAGTTACTCG GCTCGTCAAATTACGGTTACAATAAG GACTATTATCAATGGATTGTGCTACCTTGCAACATTTATCTTTGGGTTCAATTCTCTGGGCTTATTCCTTTTATCAGGGAAGCTCGCACTTGACTCCATAGGTGAAGACTCTGCGGGTAGTGACGGGAATACTACTGACGTAAAGGATTCCAGTTCCCCCAGTCTGTCATCCGAAAGCCCTAGTACTCAGGAAAGTAATGATACTGATCAAACTTGTTAA